The genomic segment GCCGCCCTGGGCGTTCGCCGAGCCGCAGTTCGGGTGGCCCGGGACGACCGCCTGGTCGCCGTTGCCGAAGACCGCGACCTCGCCGACGCCGAAGATGCTCACGCCGAGGAAGACCGCGCCGTGGTTGAGACAGCCCACCGTGCTGCCCTTGCCCGTCGCGCGGACGTGCACGGCTTCGCTCGCCGCGCCCTGCGTCAGGAGCTTGCCCGCCCCGCGCTCGCCGTCGAAGGGCGTGTGCGGGTGGCACCCGTACCGCGAGCTGATGGCGAACGAGGTGACGTCCCCGCCCGAAGCGAGGGGGCGGGCGTTGTCGGGCGTGCATTCGTTGCCCGTGTAATCCTGGCCGTCCCAGTGCTCGCCTTCGCAGGCGCGGGCGCCGGTTTCGCGGCCGGTCACCGGCGTGTTCTGGTAGGTGGGGGCGTCGTGGATGCGGTCGTCCTTGCGCGTGTTGCCGTACTCGTCGACGTATTCCTCATACTGTCCACGGCGGCAGTCGGCGTCCGTTCCGTAGGCGATCGCCGTGCCCGCGAACGCTCCGGCAAGGAGCGCGCTGGTCACGAGGATCACGAGTGTTCGAGGGGTCATTCTGGGTCAACCTCCCTGGGTGACACAGGGTTGCGCCCTTATCAAGACTCGGTCACCCACCCGGGGGACTTTGAACGGACGCCGGATGCCTCACCGGACGGGGCGCGGGGTCCGGGGCGGCGGAGCGCGCGGCCCCGTCACGGGCAATGTTCCGGATCGGCGAGAAACGGCCGCGTGGAAGCGGAGGAAGCGGGGCCAAGGGGGCGCGAAGCGGCCCCCTGGCGCACGAAGTCGCACGGAAACCCGTAGCGAGCGCGAAGCGCGAGCGGGGGGTTTTCCGTGCGACGGAGTGCGCTCGGCGCCGAAGGGCGCAGCGAGCGAAGCGAGCGGAGCCCGTAGGCGCCGCTAGTTGAACATCCGGCGCAGCCAGTCGAAGCGCTGCGGGGAGGCCGCGGCGTTCGGGTCCTTCTTGACGTACGGCATCCCGGTCTTCGCGCTGATCTCGACGCGGTAGCCGCGCGGGAGCGACGTGGGGTTGCCGCTCTTCGGCTGGCCCTTCGCGAAGAAGTAGATCCGCTGCGTTCCGTTCCCGTTCTTCAGGACGACGTCCCTCTGGTGGAGCGTCCATCCGGCGTGGGTGTAAGGCATAGGCATCCCGGGACGTCTTACGGAGGGGTTCGCCATCACGCTGCCGCTTTGCTCGCGATCGGCAGGGTTTTACGGGGCGAACACGCGCGAAACCCCGCGATTCGCGGGGTTTCCCCCGGAGACGCCCCGGGTCGCACAAAGGACGCCCCGGCGTTTGACGGGATTTCACCCCGGTCCGCAGGGAAGGCTGAAACGGTCCGGCCGCGATGCGTCGGCCATGGCCACGCCCTACTTCACGAAGGCGTACTTCGACGCGCTCGCGACGACGCTGAACGCGGACGCGGAGTTCCAGGCGAAGACTGCGAACCTGAAGGCGAACCTGCTCATGGTCGCGAGGGACAAGGGCGAGAAGGGCGCGGCGTTCCTCCTCGCGGTCGACCACGGGAAGGCCGCGATCACGGAGGCGACGCCCGAGACGAGCGCGGAGTTCGCCTTCATCGGCGACTACGCGACGTGGGTGAGGAACCACCAGGGCGAGGCGCCGCTCGAGAAGCTCGTGATGACGGGGAAGATGAAGTTCAAGGGCTCCATCCCGAAGATCATGCAGATGCGCAACCAGCTCGGCGTCATCGACACGACGGCCCGGCGCGTGCCCGCGGCGTACTGATGCCCGGCGGCGTAAGGCGCGCATGAAAACGGCGAGGGCACCGACCGGCATGGCCTCGCCTGGCTCGGACGCTTGAGAAGTGCTCCCGTGGGGATTTGAACCCCAGGCGAAGCCTCGAGAGGGCTTCATGTTTGGCCGGACTACACTACGGGAGCGTCGGGAAGACCCCCGGCCGGGTCGTGCGCTCGGATACCGCTTCCCCCACTTCAAGGTTCCGGGGGCCGCGCGGCCCCCGTTGTTCGCGGGCGCGTCGTCGCGGCATCGGCGCGTCGATGCGTCGCGGATCGCCGCGGCCCGCGCTTCGCGCCGGGGCCGTCACGATCGGCCGCCTTCGAGGCGAGGCCATCGCTGCGAGACCGCGACGCGCGCGCGAGCGCGCCTCGCCGCACGCCCGCGCAGCCCGGCCCCGCGTCCGCGCCGTCAGCGGGCGACGAGGTGCATCGTCCCCGCGAACGTGAGGACGTTCCCGTCGATGACGGGGGGCGCCGTGAAGCGCACGGCGAAGGCGTGCGGTCCGGCCGAGAGCACGAAGGCGTCTCCGTCCGCCGCGAGCGCGGCGCTATCGTCGAGGACGACCTCGACGGGTCCGGGCTGGATCGGGTTGGGCGGAAGCCCGATCTTCATCTCGCCCACGGCGGAGTCCGTGAAGTGGAGGAGCGGCGCGCGGATGGGCGAGGGGGGCAGGATGCGGAAGGAGGCCCCGGCCACGTGGTAGCCGGCGGCGTCGCTCGGATACGCGACGCTCGCGAAGAGCGGCGTGCCGGCGAAGGCGACCTGGTGGAGACGCAGGGGGCTTTGGCTGAACCCGAACGCGTAGGAGTCGCTCACGACCGACATGCCCGAGTCGCCCGGCTCGACGCGGATCGGGGGCGGGCTCGGTTGGGCGTAGGCGACGGGCAGGATCACGGCGAGGCTCACGAGCACCATCACGGGAAGACGCATCGCCCCGGAACCCCGTTTCCGGGGAATATCGGTTCCGGATCAATCGATGGACCGCGCCGCCACCCGCATCGGGAGCCCGCCCTTGGGCCTCAGCGAGACGCCCGGCTTGAGCCGGGGCGCGGCCGCGTCCGCGGGGCGCTCGAAGCGCAGGCGCTGGGCGAGCGTGGCGAGCGCGACGACGCCGGCCGTCCACGCGTAGCCTTCGCCGACGCACACGCGCGGACCGCCGCCGAACGGGAAGTACGCGAAGCGCGGGCGCTCGGGCGCGGGCGCGAGGAAGCGCGCGGGGTCGAACGCGAGGGCGTCGTCGCCCCACCATCGCGGGTCGCGGTGCACGAGCCACTGGCTCACCGCGACCGTCGCTCCGCGGGGGACGGCGTAGCCGCCGATCGCGTGGTCCTCGAGGGCTTCGCGCCCGAGGATCCAGACGGGCGGCATGAGGCGCATGGACTCGGAGAGAACGGCCCGCGTCCACGGGAGCGCGCGCGTCTCCGCGGCCGTGGGCGCGCGGCCGCCGAGCGCGTCCACCTCGGCGTGGAGGCGCGATTCCGCTTCCGCGTTCGCGGCGAGCTGCCACCACGTCCACGCGAGGGCGCGGGCCGTCGTCTCGGCGCCCGCGAGCAGGAGCGTCACGACCTCGTCGCGCACCTCCGTGTCGTCGAAGCCGGGTCCCCCCGCTTCGTCGGTCGCGGTGAGGAGGAGATCGAGGAGGTCCGACGGCGATCGGCCCGCGGCGAGCGCGGCGCGGCGCGCCGCCACCATGGATCGGACCGCGCGATCGAGCCGGCGTCGCGCGAGGCGGAACCGCACGATGGGCGGGAACGGAATCCATTCGACGACGTCGGGGAACGGGAGGAACGCGAACTCGAAGACCTCGACGACGCGGTTCAGGGCTTCGAGGATCTCCGCCGCGTCGCCCTCGTCCATCTCGAGGCCGAACAGCGTGCGCGCGACGCTCCTCAGCGCGAGGCGCGTCATCTCGCGGTCGACGTCCACGACGGTCCCGTCCGCGAAGCGCCCGTCGCGCGCGGCCCCCGCCTCCTGGGCGAGGAACGGGACGAGATCCGCGACGCGCGCGTGGTTGAACACGGGCGCGATCATCCGCTTGTGGCGGCGGTGCTTCGCGCCCTCGCTCGTGACGAGGCCTTCGCCGAGCACCTTGCCCGCGGCCGCGATGGACCCGCTTTTCGCGTAGCGGGTCGCGTGCGTCGCGAGCACGTCGCGCACGTCGTCCGGGTGCGACACGAGAACGACGCGCGTCTTGAGGAGGTCGAACGCGACGACGTCCCCGTGCTCGCGCTTGAGGCGCTCGAGCGTCCCGAGCCGATCGCGGGCGAGCGCGACGAGGGTCCGCGCGACCGCTCGCGGCGGGCCGGGCGGCGGCCGAGGCGCGGGCTCCGTCACGGTTCCCGCCACGGCGCGATCACGTCGCAGTCCTGGACCGTCTCGGCGTGCGTCTCGCCGGTGTGCTCGTATTCGAGGACGAGGGGCTCGGAGCACATCGTGAAGCCGGGCGACCCCGTCGGGAACCAGAGCGGGTAGAACAGGCTCAGGTGGCCATCCGGATTGTTCATCGCGGGCAGGATCCATCCCGCGCCGGCCGATGCCGATTCGCGCGCGCTGCGGCCGAGACGGATGTGGATGGGCTTCGCGCTGTCGGCGCTGACCGTGGGACAGATGACGAGGCGGATGATGCCGCCATAGTCGGGCGGGTAACCGCAATCTTCAGGCGACTGCGCGGTCGCGTCGCCCGGCCACTCGCCTGAGGGCAGGTAGTACACGCCGACGGGCCCCCACGTGTCGTGCGGGGTCAGCGTCACGTTCAGGTACTCCTCGTGAAGGGGGGGCACGAGCGGCAGGAACTCGCCGTTGGAGCGGTAATAGTCGAACGGGTGCGGACGCGAGCCGCCTTCGTAGGGATCGGTGCGGTTCGCGACGGGGCCGACGAAGCCGTCGAGGGTGAAGTCGCGCCACAGCCCCAGCCACGCTTCGGGCGCGAAGTACCCGTTCGGGGGAATCGTCGGACGGCCGTCGGGGTCGGCGCCGAGCGGCATCTGCATCGACGGCGTCCAGGCGAGGGGGACGAAGCCGTAGCCCGCGTGGAGCCGCGTCATCGGCAGGAGGTCGATCCATGCGCGGTGGCGCGCCTGGAAATCGGCGAGGCGGCCCTCGGCCGTGTTGAGGCTTCCGGGC from the Candidatus Thermoplasmatota archaeon genome contains:
- a CDS encoding SCP2 sterol-binding domain-containing protein, which encodes MATPYFTKAYFDALATTLNADAEFQAKTANLKANLLMVARDKGEKGAAFLLAVDHGKAAITEATPETSAEFAFIGDYATWVRNHQGEAPLEKLVMTGKMKFKGSIPKIMQMRNQLGVIDTTARRVPAAY
- a CDS encoding cytochrome P450, whose translation is MAGTVTEPAPRPPPGPPRAVARTLVALARDRLGTLERLKREHGDVVAFDLLKTRVVLVSHPDDVRDVLATHATRYAKSGSIAAAGKVLGEGLVTSEGAKHRRHKRMIAPVFNHARVADLVPFLAQEAGAARDGRFADGTVVDVDREMTRLALRSVARTLFGLEMDEGDAAEILEALNRVVEVFEFAFLPFPDVVEWIPFPPIVRFRLARRRLDRAVRSMVAARRAALAAGRSPSDLLDLLLTATDEAGGPGFDDTEVRDEVVTLLLAGAETTARALAWTWWQLAANAEAESRLHAEVDALGGRAPTAAETRALPWTRAVLSESMRLMPPVWILGREALEDHAIGGYAVPRGATVAVSQWLVHRDPRWWGDDALAFDPARFLAPAPERPRFAYFPFGGGPRVCVGEGYAWTAGVVALATLAQRLRFERPADAAAPRLKPGVSLRPKGGLPMRVAARSID